A section of the Streptomyces sp. NBC_00102 genome encodes:
- a CDS encoding endonuclease/exonuclease/phosphatase family protein — translation MRDGTTLGTEGASDASPDASRRFDGTGAPVTGRGRRRARRGRTWGLSACGLVLAVPAALLLVRLTGRDTGTPLAVPMVLFPHSAVLALLVLGVAIAVRALRSGVVAAVALVLLLAQVWLVAPRFVADAGSGDVPASAARLRVATLNTDEGAVDPRAVVEMVRADRIDVLAVEQTPARGLDALDGAGLGDLLPYHALHPEYDSSIYSRFPLTAADTTDIDTVWPQTTARVAVGGRTVRLAAIHTYYPLGNVGRWTRDMASLAVLARDDGPDTVFLGDFNATLDHAPMRSLLAAGLTDTHAELGRGWAPTWPVGTGIMPPLVQLDHVLHGSGLAGVSVRERTLAGTDHRAVVAELAVLPEKAAVLLTG, via the coding sequence GTGAGAGACGGAACGACACTGGGCACCGAGGGCGCGAGCGACGCGAGCCCGGACGCCTCCCGCCGCTTCGACGGAACTGGCGCACCCGTAACAGGTCGCGGCCGCCGGCGCGCACGGCGGGGCCGGACCTGGGGACTGTCGGCCTGCGGCCTCGTCCTCGCCGTACCCGCCGCCCTGCTCCTCGTACGGCTGACAGGCAGGGACACGGGCACTCCGCTCGCCGTGCCGATGGTGCTGTTCCCCCACTCGGCCGTTCTGGCGCTGCTGGTGCTGGGCGTGGCCATCGCCGTCCGCGCGCTGCGGTCCGGAGTCGTGGCCGCCGTGGCGCTGGTCCTGCTCCTGGCACAAGTGTGGCTGGTGGCACCCCGGTTCGTCGCCGACGCGGGTTCAGGGGATGTCCCCGCGTCGGCCGCCCGGTTGAGGGTGGCGACCCTCAACACCGACGAGGGGGCGGTCGATCCCCGGGCGGTGGTGGAGATGGTCCGAGCCGATCGGATCGACGTACTCGCCGTGGAACAGACCCCCGCGCGAGGCCTCGACGCGCTCGACGGGGCGGGGCTCGGCGACCTGCTGCCGTACCACGCACTTCACCCCGAGTACGACTCGTCGATCTATTCCCGCTTCCCGCTCACCGCGGCGGACACCACCGACATCGACACGGTGTGGCCCCAGACCACCGCCCGGGTCGCGGTCGGCGGACGCACCGTGCGGCTCGCCGCGATCCACACGTACTACCCGCTCGGGAACGTGGGGCGGTGGACCAGGGACATGGCATCCCTCGCCGTACTGGCACGGGACGACGGACCCGACACCGTGTTCCTCGGCGACTTCAACGCCACCCTCGACCATGCCCCGATGCGCTCCCTGCTGGCTGCCGGTCTCACCGACACCCACGCGGAGCTCGGCCGGGGCTGGGCGCCGACCTGGCCCGTCGGTACGGGGATCATGCCGCCCCTCGTCCAACTGGATCACGTGCTGCACGGCTCCGGGCTGGCGGGGGTCTCCGTCCGTGAACGCACCCTCGCGGGTACGGACCACCGAGCCGTCGTCGCCGAACTCGCGGTTCTCCCGGAGAAGGCCGCCGTCCTGCTGACGGGCTGA
- a CDS encoding MerR family transcriptional regulator, with protein sequence MGRVAGLAGVSVRTLHHYDTIGLVRPSARTPAGYRAYSTGDVERLREVLAYRRLGFGLREVAELVGDPSADAVAHLRRLRGLLLERRERADAMVAAIDRELGTRAKGLSVTPEEQLEMLGARLYDEIGSAYPATRRTEPRIAAQIWDALGDARTVLNVGAGTGSYEPADREVTAVEPSAVMRAQRPVGSAPCVAAAAESLPFQDRSFDVAMAVSTVHHWGDPVAGLREMRRVARRVVVLTFDTDEPGWPDRFWLTRDYLPEFVDVLAPFPSLAGMADAIGARAEPVPVLWDCADGLFEAYWRRPGAYLVDHVRRAMSVWTRVGPEAEQRAVRSLRDDLESGRWAERNGDLTGLDAADLGLRLLVA encoded by the coding sequence GTGGGACGCGTGGCCGGACTGGCAGGCGTGAGCGTCCGCACGCTGCATCACTACGACACGATCGGGCTCGTACGCCCCTCGGCGCGGACCCCGGCCGGGTACCGGGCCTATTCGACGGGCGACGTGGAGCGGCTGCGGGAGGTGCTGGCATACCGGCGGCTGGGCTTCGGTCTGCGGGAAGTCGCGGAACTCGTCGGCGACCCGTCCGCCGACGCGGTCGCCCACCTGCGCCGGCTGCGCGGCCTGCTGCTGGAGCGGCGGGAACGCGCCGACGCCATGGTGGCGGCCATCGACAGGGAACTCGGGACACGGGCGAAGGGACTGAGCGTGACACCGGAAGAGCAACTGGAGATGCTCGGCGCACGGCTGTACGACGAGATCGGCAGCGCATACCCCGCCACGCGGCGTACCGAGCCGAGGATCGCCGCACAGATCTGGGACGCGCTCGGCGACGCGCGGACGGTGCTGAACGTCGGGGCCGGCACCGGCTCCTACGAGCCCGCCGACCGCGAGGTGACCGCGGTGGAGCCGTCGGCGGTCATGCGGGCACAGCGTCCGGTCGGCTCGGCGCCGTGCGTGGCCGCCGCTGCGGAGAGCCTGCCGTTCCAGGACCGGTCGTTCGACGTCGCGATGGCCGTCTCCACGGTTCACCACTGGGGGGACCCGGTGGCGGGGCTGCGCGAGATGCGGCGCGTGGCCCGCCGCGTGGTGGTGCTGACCTTCGACACCGACGAGCCCGGATGGCCCGACCGGTTCTGGCTCACCCGCGACTACCTGCCCGAGTTCGTCGACGTCCTCGCGCCTTTCCCCTCACTCGCGGGGATGGCCGACGCGATCGGCGCCCGCGCCGAGCCGGTGCCCGTTCTGTGGGACTGCGCCGACGGCCTGTTCGAGGCGTACTGGCGCCGACCGGGGGCGTATCTGGTGGATCACGTCCGCCGTGCGATGTCGGTGTGGACGCGGGTCGGGCCGGAGGCCGAGCAACGGGCTGTACGGAGCCTCCGGGACGACCTCGAATCCGGACGGTGGGCCGAACGCAACGGCGACCTCACCGGCCTCGACGCGGCCGACCTCGGCCTCCGCCTACTGGTGGCCTGA
- a CDS encoding winged helix DNA-binding domain-containing protein: MKITARELNRATLDRQLLLRREPLGVEEGVRRVLALQAQQPASPYVALWNRLTEFDPAELDAAFTDGSVVKATLMRITLHAVHTEDYRVLREAMQQTLYASRLGFRFAAAGLTPKDAGRLVPGLLKFAEQGRTKAELESWLEERVGAEKKDGALWGLRAYAPLLHVPAGGAWSFGTRASYAAAPSRPAVAGPEHVPDAMRHLVLRYLKAFGPGSVADVAQFAMVRRGPVREALGALDGVVERFEGPDGTAVFDVVDAGRPAAEVPAPPRLMAMWDSVLLAFAERSRVIPEEYRRQVIRINGDVLPTILVDGYVAGVWRPADGGIEVTAFHDLAPAVWEGLAEEARSLGALLADRDPLVYSRYRHWWSKISGSQVRVLALR, from the coding sequence ATGAAGATCACCGCGCGCGAACTGAACCGGGCGACCCTGGACCGTCAACTGCTGCTGCGGCGCGAGCCTCTGGGCGTCGAGGAGGGGGTACGCCGGGTGCTCGCGCTGCAGGCGCAGCAACCCGCCTCGCCGTACGTCGCGCTGTGGAACCGGCTCACGGAGTTCGATCCGGCGGAGCTGGACGCGGCGTTCACCGACGGCAGTGTGGTCAAGGCGACGCTGATGCGGATCACTCTCCACGCCGTCCACACCGAGGACTACCGGGTCCTGCGCGAGGCGATGCAGCAGACGCTCTACGCCTCCCGGCTCGGGTTCCGCTTCGCGGCGGCGGGTCTCACCCCGAAGGACGCCGGCCGACTGGTGCCGGGCCTGCTGAAGTTCGCCGAACAAGGGCGTACCAAAGCCGAGTTGGAATCATGGCTGGAAGAACGGGTGGGCGCGGAGAAGAAGGACGGGGCGTTGTGGGGGCTGCGGGCGTACGCTCCCCTGCTGCACGTACCGGCGGGCGGGGCCTGGTCGTTCGGCACCAGGGCGTCGTACGCGGCTGCGCCGTCCCGCCCGGCGGTCGCCGGGCCGGAACACGTGCCGGATGCGATGCGCCACCTCGTCCTGCGCTACTTGAAGGCCTTCGGGCCGGGGTCGGTGGCGGACGTGGCGCAGTTCGCCATGGTGCGGCGCGGACCGGTGCGCGAGGCCCTGGGCGCACTCGACGGTGTCGTGGAGCGGTTCGAAGGCCCGGACGGGACAGCGGTGTTCGACGTCGTGGATGCCGGCCGGCCGGCGGCCGAGGTGCCGGCCCCACCGCGGCTGATGGCGATGTGGGACAGCGTCCTGCTGGCCTTCGCCGAGCGGAGCCGGGTGATTCCCGAGGAGTACCGGCGCCAGGTGATCCGCATCAACGGCGACGTGCTGCCGACCATTCTGGTCGACGGGTATGTCGCGGGTGTGTGGCGCCCGGCCGACGGGGGCATCGAGGTGACGGCCTTCCACGACCTGGCTCCCGCCGTCTGGGAGGGGCTGGCCGAGGAGGCCCGGTCCCTGGGCGCTCTGCTGGCGGACCGGGACCCCCTGGTGTACAGCCGTTACCGCCACTGGTGGTCCAAGATCTCCGGATCGCAGGTGCGGGTCCTCGCGCTCCGGTGA